The Streptococcus oralis region TTAATCAAATAAAACGATAGAAGTCTGAGATTTTATGCTTGGACTTCTTTTTGGAGGGAAAACAGATGTCTCAAATCGAAAGAATCAAGCAAGCCATTATGGCGGATCCGCAGAATACCAGCTATACAGAACGCGGAATCGAACCTCTCTTTGCGGCGCCAAAGACTGCTCGCATCAATATTGTCGGTCAGGCACCGGGGCTTAAAACACAAGAAGCTGGGATTTATTGGAAGGATAAGAGCGGCGATCGCTTGCGTGAGTGGCTAGGTGTGGATGAAGACACCTTTTACAATTCAGGTTATTTTGCAGTTCTGCCCATGGATTTTTACTTTCCAGGACATGGCAAGTCAGGCGACCTTCCACCTCGTACAGGTTTCGCAGAAAAATGGCATCCGCAACTCTTGCAAGAGTTGCCCGATATCCAATTAACTCTCTTGATTGGGCAATATGCCCAAGCCTATTATTTACAGGAGAAAGTTAGTGGCAAGGTGACAGAGAGGGTAAAACATTACCAGAACTACTTACCAACCTATTTTCCACTAGTTCATCCCTCACCACGAAATCAAATCTGGATGGCTAAAAATCCTTGGTTTGAGTCAGAAGTGGTGCCAGATTTGAAAAATAGAATTCAAAAGATTCTTGGAGAAACAAAATGAAAGAAATTACTTTTAACGATTTTTACCAGTTTTATCAGAAAGAATCCCTTTCAGTCATAGACGTGAGAGAAGTAGAAGAGTTCGAGATGCTTCATTTAGAAGGTGCTCGTAATTTACCTCTCAGTCAATTGGCTGATACTTATGATCAATTGGACAAGGACCTCTTGTATTATGTCATTTGCAAATCTGGGATGAGGTCAGCTCGTGCTTGTCACTTTCTAGCTGAACAGGGTTATGACGTTATCAATGTTCAAGGTGGAATGACGGCCTTTGAAAATCTTTAAACCTCTATAGCAATAGACCCTGATCTTCCCTTGCTCGGTTCCAACTGA contains the following coding sequences:
- a CDS encoding uracil-DNA glycosylase family protein; its protein translation is MSQIERIKQAIMADPQNTSYTERGIEPLFAAPKTARINIVGQAPGLKTQEAGIYWKDKSGDRLREWLGVDEDTFYNSGYFAVLPMDFYFPGHGKSGDLPPRTGFAEKWHPQLLQELPDIQLTLLIGQYAQAYYLQEKVSGKVTERVKHYQNYLPTYFPLVHPSPRNQIWMAKNPWFESEVVPDLKNRIQKILGETK
- a CDS encoding rhodanese-like domain-containing protein, with amino-acid sequence MKEITFNDFYQFYQKESLSVIDVREVEEFEMLHLEGARNLPLSQLADTYDQLDKDLLYYVICKSGMRSARACHFLAEQGYDVINVQGGMTAFENL